The region GTGCCGAAAATCGCTGGGGGTTCGAAGACTCAACCCCAGCCACCCGCCGCTCCCTCGTTCTAATCAAACTGAATTCCTCAGCATGACAAGAGGCCGGTGGTATGGGAATTTACCCATCGGCTGTCATAACGTGACCTGTGGCCACTCTCGTATTAGCCTCGTTCTGGAAAGTTCCTGCATAACATGCCTGCACCTGCTCCCGCTCAAAGTCTGCTCCCGGAAATTGCTGCGCTACTGCCCGCCTCGATCAATGACACCTGGACTCACGGGCAAGTCAAAGCTGTGGAAGATTTGCTCATCGAGCAGGGAACTTTCCACTTCCCGAGGCTGGAGACAGGTCTGTTTGCGGCAGCGACATCGGTCGCCGATGACTTTCACCTGACGGGGTATCAGAACGTCTGGGTACGAGACAACGTGCATGTCGCCCATGGCCATTTTCTCTGGGGTGAGCAGGCCATCGCCGTCGAGGATGTTGAGGCACTTCTGGCATTCTTTGCGACCCAGAAGCAGCGACTGGCGAACATGATCGAAGGGCGAACCACTCCCGATCAGATCCAGCAGCGGCCGCACATTCGCTTTAATGGGAGGACTTTGACGGAAAACAGCGAGTCATGGTCTCACGCCCAGAACGATGCCCTGGGCTATTTTCTCTGGCTCACTTCCAGGCTCGCAACGACTGGGCAACTCGAGCTTTCCATCGAACAAGCCGCCTTGCTCAATGAGTTCCCGCATTACTTTCAAGCCATCGATTACACGACCGATGAAGACAGTGGCCACTGGGAAGAAGAGCGCAAAGTCGAGGCTTCGAGCATCGGTGTCGTCGTGGCGGCCTTGAAGCTGTGGGCCGTCATTCTCGATGAACACCCCGAGTTCCGCACGGCTGGACGGGGTGCGACGTCGGAGTTCTGCAGTCAGTTGGTGCATCGCGGTGAAGACGCGCTGGCCCGTATTTTGCCCTATGAATGTCGCCAGGAGAATTCCAGAAAAGTCCGCGCTGTCGATGCGGCTCTGCTCTTCCTGATCTGGCCATTGCAGGTGACAACGGAACCCATGGCCCGCACCATTGTGGCCAATGTGAGTGAACAACTCGCGGGGCCTTATGGCATTCGCCGCTACCTGGGAGATTCCTATTGGTGTGCCGATTATCGC is a window of Planctopirus limnophila DSM 3776 DNA encoding:
- a CDS encoding glycoside hydrolase family 15 protein, which translates into the protein MPAPAPAQSLLPEIAALLPASINDTWTHGQVKAVEDLLIEQGTFHFPRLETGLFAAATSVADDFHLTGYQNVWVRDNVHVAHGHFLWGEQAIAVEDVEALLAFFATQKQRLANMIEGRTTPDQIQQRPHIRFNGRTLTENSESWSHAQNDALGYFLWLTSRLATTGQLELSIEQAALLNEFPHYFQAIDYTTDEDSGHWEEERKVEASSIGVVVAALKLWAVILDEHPEFRTAGRGATSEFCSQLVHRGEDALARILPYECRQENSRKVRAVDAALLFLIWPLQVTTEPMARTIVANVSEQLAGPYGIRRYLGDSYWCADYRTLVSAEKRSTDYSEDQSARDQLLKKGFEAQWCLFDPIISIIAGEWYRSHGQPEDLALQKFHLLRALTQLTRPESRFGPYKCPESYFCEAGSYIPNDITPLLWTQANLRLALVGMLQSLSS